The DNA region TTTCAGTCCTGCCGGCCCACAGGCTTGTTCTCAGCGGAAGGGGAGGAGAGGCGATTGAAATAGCCCTCTGGGCGAGCCTTCTGGCGGTTTTCTTTTCGATTCCCCTTTCTGTGATCTATCCCACGCTGGCGAAAGGATATAGCCCGGAGATAGGAAGAACCGCAGCTGGCCTCCTCCTGGTGTTCCTCCTTCTAACCGCGGGAAAGGGTAAGAAAACGAAGACCCTCGTCATAATGGCCCTCTCCGGGCTCCTTGGGATAGCTGTCCTCCGAGGGTTCCCAGTGGAAGAGCCCTTCTATCACCTGTTCACGGGGCTTTTCGGGATTCCGATAATCATAAGCGCCCTGGAGAGCCGGGATTTTCCGGAGCAGGAGGCCCAATGGGAGATCGACGTAGGGGCCCTGGCCGCTTTTTCCTTCGCCGGAACTCTGATTGGAATGATTTCCTCTCTCCTTCCAGCTTTTACCGCTTCTATGGGGGCGGCCATAGCGACGGCATTCTCAAAAGGGGAGAGAAATTTCCTGGCGGCGGCCTACTCAATCAACACTGCCAACTTCTTCTTCGGAGTTATCAATTACTCCCTCACGGGAAGAACAAGGAACGGGGTCACTGTTGCGATGTCAAGAAACGGAGTCACCGTGCCTGGGTGTGATATTCTCTTTCTTTCAGCCCTGTTCGTGGGATTCCTGGCGGTTTTGGCTGGCATGGCACTGCTCGGGGTCTACGTGAAGTTCATTAGAATGATTCCCTACACCCACCTCAACCTTGCGGTCATCGTCCTCCTTATAGCCCTCTCCCTGTACTTCGATGGCCTCTCCGGCCTCTGGGTTCTGGCAACGTCTTCCCTCGTGGGCTACTTGGCGGGAGTATGGGGAGTGAGGAGAACGAGCTGCATGGCAGTCCTGATAGTCCCCCTCATCATTGGAGTGTAAAGAAAATCAGGGAGACCTCTCCTTCCGAATCTTCTGGAACGCCGAGTAATCCGTGACGATTTTCTTTCCATCCAGGGTTTCAAAGTAGACGTTCTTGACCTTGATTCTCTTAACATCGGTGTACTTCATCTCAGGTGGATCGTAGGAGCCGGGCTCGACAACCTCGTCCTCAATAACATAGGTCTTAAGTTCTGGTTGGCCAACGTACTTCCAAACCTCGTAGAAAACCTCGGGGTCAAGGTGGATTTCCTCCTCGACCTCTATCCAGTCGGCACCGATGTCTTCAAGAAACTCCTTAACCACCTCAAAGTGCATAGAACCACCCCTAAGATATTACGCTCCAGAAGTTAAATACCTATCGCTGGGCAACCTTGAATGGGTTAAACCGGTGCCTACAGCTTGCTGAATTTCCAATCCACACAACCTTTTAAACCCAAAAATCAAGGCCCACTGGTGGTAACTATGGCGAGGGTAATCGTTGACGCTCAAGCGGCGAGGGCAATAGGCAAAGGCGCGATGATAGTCTTCAAGAAGGGAGTCGTGAGAACGGAGGGAGACTTCAGCCCGGGCGATATAGTTGAGGTCTACACGAGGAGCGGCAAGTTCCTCGGCAAGGGCTTCGTCAACCCCAACTCCAACATAATGGTCAGGCTCATTACCAAGGACAAGGACACCGAAGTGAACAAGGAGCTCCTCCGGGAGAGGATCAGAAAGGCCAACGAGTACAGGAAGAAAGTCCTCGGCTACGACAAAGCCTACAGAATGGTTTACGGGGAGGCTGATTACCTGCCAGGCCTGATAGTTGACCGCTTCAACGAGATAGCATCCCTCCAGATTTCGAGCGCTGGGATGGAGAGGTTCAAGCTCGACGTTGCTGAGGCCATAATGGAGGTCGAACCTGGGATAGAGACCGTCTTCGAGAAGAACACCGGGAGGTCAAGGAGAAGGGAGGGCTTGCCCGAGGTAGAGCGCGTCCTCCTCGGAAAGGAGAAGTATCGCACCATAATAGAGGAAGGAAAGGCGAAGTTCATCGTTGACATGCGCGGGCAGAAGACCGGCTTCTTCCTCGACCAGAGGGAGAACAGGATCGCTTTGGAGAAGTACGTCAAGCCGGGGATGCGCGTTCTGGATGTTTTCACATATACGGGAGGCTTCGCAATACATGCAGCAGTTGCAGGGGCAGAAGAGGTCGTTGCAATCGATAAGTCCCCCTGGGCCATAGAAATGGTAAA from Thermococcus zilligii AN1 includes:
- a CDS encoding tripartite tricarboxylate transporter permease produces the protein MLWELLKGLILGTFTGLTPGIHVNTLAEMGGSFFLLFAMGLTHTFMDAFPSTFLGVPEEGTALSVLPAHRLVLSGRGGEAIEIALWASLLAVFFSIPLSVIYPTLAKGYSPEIGRTAAGLLLVFLLLTAGKGKKTKTLVIMALSGLLGIAVLRGFPVEEPFYHLFTGLFGIPIIISALESRDFPEQEAQWEIDVGALAAFSFAGTLIGMISSLLPAFTASMGAAIATAFSKGERNFLAAAYSINTANFFFGVINYSLTGRTRNGVTVAMSRNGVTVPGCDILFLSALFVGFLAVLAGMALLGVYVKFIRMIPYTHLNLAVIVLLIALSLYFDGLSGLWVLATSSLVGYLAGVWGVRRTSCMAVLIVPLIIGV
- a CDS encoding DUF5748 family protein, with the translated sequence MHFEVVKEFLEDIGADWIEVEEEIHLDPEVFYEVWKYVGQPELKTYVIEDEVVEPGSYDPPEMKYTDVKRIKVKNVYFETLDGKKIVTDYSAFQKIRKERSP
- a CDS encoding class I SAM-dependent rRNA methyltransferase, encoding MARVIVDAQAARAIGKGAMIVFKKGVVRTEGDFSPGDIVEVYTRSGKFLGKGFVNPNSNIMVRLITKDKDTEVNKELLRERIRKANEYRKKVLGYDKAYRMVYGEADYLPGLIVDRFNEIASLQISSAGMERFKLDVAEAIMEVEPGIETVFEKNTGRSRRREGLPEVERVLLGKEKYRTIIEEGKAKFIVDMRGQKTGFFLDQRENRIALEKYVKPGMRVLDVFTYTGGFAIHAAVAGAEEVVAIDKSPWAIEMVKENARLNGVEDRMKYIVGSAFPVMEEMIKKGEKFDVVILDPPAFVQHEKDIKQGLRAYFNVNYAGLQLVKEGGILVTASCSQHVDMQTFKDMVIAAAAKAGKFLKMLEPYRTQAPDHPILMASKDTEYLKALFLYVEDMK